From Saccopteryx leptura isolate mSacLep1 chromosome 3, mSacLep1_pri_phased_curated, whole genome shotgun sequence, one genomic window encodes:
- the CHCHD5 gene encoding coiled-coil-helix-coiled-coil-helix domain-containing protein 5, giving the protein MSQGGRRHDSLTPEKAGRYSWTNFPRTSLEMQAALEVTARHCGRELDRYGQCVAAKPESWQRDCHHLKMSIARCTSNHPVIRQIRQACAEPFEAFEACLRQNEATMGNCAEQVRRFLQCAEEVQPRDPHATVQAQPLSAS; this is encoded by the exons ATGAGTCAGGGAGGGCGCCGCCATGACAGTCTGACACCGGAAAAGGCGGGGCGCTACTCCTGGACTAATTTCCCCCGCACCAGCCTCGAGAT GCAGGCGGCCCTGGAGGTCACTGCCCGCCACTGCGGTCGGGAGCTGGACCGGTATGGCCAATGTGTGGCTGCCAAGCCCGAGTCCTGGCAGCGGGACTGTCACCACCTCAAGATGAGCATAGCTCGGTGCACCTCCAACCA CCCAGTCATCCGTCAGATCCGCCAGGCCTGCGCAGAGCCCTTTGAAGCCTTTGAGGCCTGTCTTCGGCAGAATGAAGCAACCATGGGCAACTGTGCGGAGCAGGTGCGCCGCTTCCTGCAGTGTGCTGAGGAGGTGCAGCCACGGGACCCACATGCAACTGTGCAG GCACAGCCACTTTCTGCCTCCTGA